The following are encoded in a window of Caldicellulosiruptoraceae bacterium PP1 genomic DNA:
- a CDS encoding alpha/beta hydrolase: protein MIFLWEDNIPGYNSSLSLFKPYIKSYIVDTNKEHAAFIIFPGGGYTHLADQHEGNDIALWLNSLGISAFVVYYRIYPYKHPYPLLDAKRAIRLVRFNSKKWNINPNKIGVIGFSAGGHLASTLGTHFDEGNKKSIDPVEKIHCRPDAMVLCYPVITMNESTHSGSKNALLGSEPDPILAYTLSNENMVTDKTPTTFLWHTLDDNVVAVENCFLFAEALKKNNVTFEMHIFPHGNHGLGLAKGVPQVENWPSLCANWLKAINFIE from the coding sequence ATGATTTTTTTATGGGAAGATAATATTCCAGGTTATAATTCATCTTTAAGTTTATTTAAGCCATATATAAAATCATACATAGTTGATACTAATAAAGAACACGCTGCTTTTATAATTTTTCCTGGTGGTGGTTACACTCATTTAGCCGATCAACATGAAGGGAATGATATAGCATTATGGTTAAATTCATTAGGAATTTCTGCTTTTGTAGTTTATTACAGAATTTATCCTTATAAGCATCCATATCCTTTATTAGATGCTAAAAGAGCAATTAGATTAGTAAGATTTAATTCAAAAAAGTGGAATATTAACCCAAATAAAATTGGTGTGATAGGGTTTTCTGCTGGCGGTCATTTAGCATCAACTTTAGGAACTCATTTTGATGAAGGAAACAAAAAATCAATTGATCCTGTTGAAAAAATACATTGCCGACCAGATGCTATGGTACTTTGTTATCCTGTTATAACAATGAATGAATCAACACATAGTGGATCAAAAAATGCATTATTAGGAAGTGAACCTGATCCAATTCTCGCTTATACATTATCTAATGAAAACATGGTAACAGATAAAACTCCAACAACTTTTTTATGGCATACATTAGATGATAACGTCGTTGCAGTTGAGAATTGTTTTTTGTTTGCCGAGGCATTGAAAAAAAATAATGTAACTTTTGAAATGCATATTTTCCCACATGGTAATCATGGTTTGGGTCTTGCAAAAGGGGTTCCACAGGTAGAAAACTGGCCTTCTTTATGTGCAAATTGGTTAAAAGCAATTAATTTTATTGAATAA